A genomic region of Exiguobacterium sp. Helios contains the following coding sequences:
- a CDS encoding DUF350 domain-containing protein, with the protein MGFSELFVSTLAYIGVATLLLAIGVVLFEVTTKSKEMELIRQGKKAAVYAFGGRILGLAIVLYSSITNSVSILDMVLWGALAIVFQIVLFYLADLIIPRISMTKEIDANNEAVGLLLLFLSISIGLIIAGSLTY; encoded by the coding sequence ATGGGCTTCAGTGAACTGTTCGTCTCGACACTTGCGTATATCGGAGTGGCTACACTTTTACTTGCTATCGGCGTCGTCCTGTTTGAAGTGACGACCAAATCAAAAGAGATGGAGCTAATCCGTCAAGGAAAAAAAGCGGCCGTTTATGCATTCGGCGGACGAATCCTTGGTCTTGCGATCGTTCTCTACTCCAGTATCACGAACTCGGTCAGCATCCTCGATATGGTCTTATGGGGAGCTTTAGCAATCGTCTTCCAAATCGTCCTGTTCTATTTGGCAGACTTGATCATTCCGCGGATCAGTATGACGAAAGAAATCGATGCCAATAATGAAGCCGTTGGTTTATTATTGCTGTTTCTTTCAATTTCGATTGGTCTGATCATCGCCGGTTCCCTTACATACTAA
- a CDS encoding GntP family permease produces MELIIILLALSLLMFVAYRGFSVILFAPICALFAVLLTNPDWVLPFFSNIFMEKMVGFIKAYFPVFLLGAIFGKVVEMSGIAESIAKSIIRMIGAKRAILAIVLLGAILTYSGVSLFVVVFAVYPFAANLFREANIPKRLIPGTIALGAFTFTMDALPGTPQIQNVIPTTFFKTDIYAAPIMGSIGGLIILTVGMFYLESRKRKAHQAGEGYAGFEATAASTAPQMELKNEPELTLETAQQPVYRQVLAFVPLILVAVMNKYFTLAIPAWYPEGFDFAAIGLEAFGKIETPAVLAIWSVQMALIIGIISAMLYDFKKVRTNFQAGLNLSIGGALLAVMNTGAEYGFGGVIAALPGFKTVSNGISSTFTDPLVNGAVTTTALAGVTGSASGGMGIALSAMSDKYTQAITSGGVPPEVMHRVISMASGGMDTLPHNGAVITLLAVTGLTHRQSYRDIFMITILKTVTVFLMIGLYNLTGLY; encoded by the coding sequence ATGGAACTGATTATCATTCTTCTTGCCTTATCTTTATTAATGTTCGTAGCGTACCGTGGCTTTTCAGTCATCTTATTTGCTCCGATCTGTGCTCTGTTCGCTGTCTTACTGACGAATCCGGATTGGGTCTTGCCGTTCTTCTCCAACATCTTCATGGAAAAAATGGTGGGATTCATTAAAGCCTACTTCCCGGTCTTCCTGCTCGGAGCGATTTTCGGGAAAGTCGTCGAAATGTCAGGAATCGCTGAATCGATCGCGAAGTCGATCATTCGGATGATCGGAGCGAAACGGGCGATTCTTGCCATCGTGTTGCTTGGCGCGATTTTGACGTATAGCGGTGTCAGCCTGTTCGTCGTCGTCTTTGCCGTCTATCCGTTCGCAGCGAACTTGTTCCGCGAAGCGAATATCCCGAAACGCTTGATTCCGGGAACGATTGCCCTTGGTGCGTTTACGTTTACGATGGATGCCTTGCCGGGGACACCGCAAATCCAGAACGTCATTCCGACGACGTTCTTTAAAACGGATATCTATGCGGCACCAATCATGGGATCAATCGGCGGCTTGATCATCCTGACGGTCGGGATGTTCTATCTTGAATCCCGTAAACGTAAAGCTCATCAAGCTGGGGAAGGGTATGCCGGATTTGAAGCGACGGCAGCCAGTACGGCTCCGCAGATGGAATTGAAAAATGAACCGGAACTGACGCTCGAGACGGCACAACAACCGGTTTACCGCCAAGTCCTGGCATTTGTGCCGTTGATTTTAGTCGCTGTCATGAACAAATACTTTACGCTCGCGATTCCGGCATGGTATCCGGAAGGTTTTGATTTCGCCGCGATCGGTCTTGAAGCATTCGGGAAAATCGAGACGCCGGCCGTTCTTGCCATCTGGTCCGTCCAAATGGCCTTGATCATCGGGATTATCTCCGCGATGCTGTATGACTTCAAAAAAGTCCGGACGAACTTCCAGGCCGGATTGAACCTCAGTATCGGTGGTGCCTTACTTGCTGTCATGAATACCGGAGCCGAGTACGGATTCGGCGGTGTCATCGCCGCTTTACCGGGCTTCAAGACGGTCTCGAACGGGATTTCATCGACGTTCACCGATCCGCTCGTCAACGGAGCGGTCACGACGACGGCACTTGCCGGGGTAACCGGTTCTGCGTCCGGCGGAATGGGCATCGCGCTCAGTGCGATGTCGGATAAATATACACAAGCGATCACGTCAGGCGGCGTCCCGCCGGAAGTCATGCACCGGGTCATCTCGATGGCGTCCGGCGGCATGGATACGTTACCGCACAACGGAGCCGTCATCACGTTGCTTGCCGTCACCGGCTTGACGCACCGTCAGTCGTACCGTGACATCTTTATGATTACGATTTTAAAGACAGTGACGGTCTTCCTGATGATCGGACTTTACAATCTGACAGGTCTTTATTAA
- a CDS encoding CoA transferase subunit A — protein sequence MQQGKIYDSFTEATADIFDGATLVVGGFGLCGIPEKSIAALQEKGVKDLTVVSNNCGVDDFGLGILLQSRQIKKMVSSYVGENKTFEQQYLSGEIEVDLVPQGTLAERIRAGGAGIPGFYTPTGVGTPIAEGKEQKEFDGKTYLLEEGIVGDFALVKAWKADKLGNLVFRKTSRNFNPLVATAGKVTIVEVEELVEVGELDPNEIHTPAVYVQRIIVGTDYEKRIERRTFREA from the coding sequence ATGCAACAGGGGAAAATCTACGATTCATTTACAGAAGCGACAGCTGATATTTTTGACGGGGCGACACTCGTCGTCGGGGGATTCGGTTTATGCGGGATTCCGGAGAAATCGATTGCTGCCTTGCAGGAAAAAGGGGTCAAGGACTTGACGGTCGTCAGCAACAACTGTGGCGTCGATGACTTCGGACTCGGCATCTTATTACAATCACGTCAAATCAAAAAGATGGTCTCGTCCTACGTCGGGGAAAACAAGACGTTTGAGCAACAGTACTTAAGCGGAGAGATTGAGGTCGATCTCGTGCCGCAGGGGACACTGGCAGAACGGATCCGGGCCGGCGGAGCGGGCATTCCCGGCTTTTATACACCAACTGGCGTCGGGACACCGATTGCGGAAGGCAAGGAACAAAAAGAGTTCGACGGGAAAACCTATCTGCTCGAAGAAGGGATCGTCGGTGATTTTGCGCTCGTCAAAGCCTGGAAAGCGGACAAGCTCGGTAATCTCGTTTTCCGGAAAACATCGCGGAACTTCAATCCGCTCGTCGCGACAGCCGGCAAAGTGACGATCGTCGAAGTCGAAGAACTGGTTGAAGTCGGTGAACTCGATCCAAATGAAATCCATACACCGGCCGTTTACGTCCAGCGCATCATCGTCGGGACGGACTACGAAAAACGCATCGAACGCCGGACATTCCGGGAAGCATAA
- a CDS encoding 3-hydroxybutyrate dehydrogenase: MVNGDIVLVTGAGSGIGLEISTAFAEAGAKVVITDVNTEAAEKAAKSLQGAGHDVIGLTLNVTDEAQVQSVFAETIKRYGRLDVLINNAGLQHVSPIEDFPTEKFELMIKIMLTAPFIAIKHAFPLMKEQGYGRIINMASINGLIGFAGKAAYNSAKHGLLGLTKVAALEGAEHGITVNALCPGYVDTPLVRNQMADLAKTRQVELEKVLEDVIYPLVPQKRLLAVEEIADYALFLASRKAKGITGQANVLDGGYTIQ; this comes from the coding sequence ATGGTCAATGGAGATATCGTCCTTGTGACGGGAGCAGGAAGCGGGATCGGGCTTGAAATCTCGACAGCCTTCGCAGAGGCAGGCGCGAAGGTCGTCATTACGGACGTCAATACGGAAGCAGCTGAAAAAGCAGCGAAGTCGTTACAGGGAGCGGGACATGATGTCATCGGACTGACGTTGAACGTGACGGATGAAGCGCAAGTTCAGTCAGTTTTTGCCGAGACAATCAAGCGGTACGGCCGACTTGATGTCCTGATCAATAATGCCGGTTTACAGCACGTCTCACCAATCGAAGACTTCCCGACAGAGAAGTTCGAACTGATGATTAAAATCATGCTGACGGCTCCGTTCATTGCGATTAAACATGCGTTTCCGCTCATGAAGGAGCAAGGATACGGCCGGATCATCAACATGGCATCGATCAACGGCTTGATCGGCTTTGCCGGAAAAGCGGCCTATAACTCGGCAAAACACGGTCTGCTCGGTCTGACGAAAGTCGCGGCACTGGAAGGGGCGGAACACGGCATCACAGTCAACGCCTTATGTCCGGGGTACGTCGATACACCGCTCGTTCGCAATCAGATGGCGGATCTCGCGAAAACACGACAGGTCGAATTGGAAAAAGTCCTCGAAGACGTCATCTATCCGCTCGTTCCGCAAAAACGATTGCTTGCCGTCGAGGAAATCGCCGATTATGCGTTATTCCTCGCAAGCCGCAAAGCAAAAGGGATTACGGGACAGGCCAATGTCTTAGACGGCGGTTATACGATTCAATAA
- a CDS encoding hemolysin III family protein — MKTYMREPINGLTHLGGAVFAFIGLLALVIKASLERGAGLPIVAAIIFGVSMIALYAVSATYHMVLASDRAIATWRRLDHSMIYLLIAGSYAPFCLISLNGPTGWVLFSIVMLIAVFGITFKLVWFNSPRWLSTTLYIGMGWIMVFAITPLAEVLSPVGIGLLFLGGIFYTIGGIIYGLKPRVLSFKHLGFHEIFHVFVLLGSLAHFLCVYFFVI; from the coding sequence ATGAAAACGTATATGAGAGAACCGATCAATGGTCTGACCCACCTTGGCGGAGCCGTCTTCGCCTTTATCGGATTGCTCGCCTTGGTCATCAAAGCGTCACTGGAGCGGGGAGCCGGACTACCGATTGTCGCGGCGATCATCTTTGGTGTCAGTATGATTGCCTTGTACGCAGTCTCGGCGACATATCATATGGTACTTGCGAGTGACCGGGCCATTGCGACGTGGAGACGTCTTGATCATTCGATGATTTATCTGCTGATTGCCGGCTCGTATGCCCCGTTTTGTCTGATCAGTCTGAACGGACCGACCGGCTGGGTATTGTTCAGTATCGTCATGCTGATTGCGGTCTTCGGTATCACCTTTAAACTCGTCTGGTTCAACAGTCCGCGCTGGTTGTCGACGACGCTGTACATCGGAATGGGCTGGATCATGGTCTTTGCGATCACACCGCTCGCAGAAGTTCTGTCGCCGGTCGGAATCGGTTTACTGTTCCTCGGCGGGATTTTTTACACGATCGGTGGCATTATCTACGGCTTAAAACCGCGTGTGCTTTCGTTCAAACACCTCGGTTTTCACGAGATTTTCCATGTATTCGTCCTGCTCGGCAGCTTAGCGCATTTCCTTTGTGTCTATTTCTTCGTCATCTAA
- a CDS encoding diguanylate cyclase, producing MKTILYDLLHNLTLLMSGFYLLGKLSPHPITVDSKRSVRILYGISLSILSWLLMQLTIEPVPGVLVDLRHIPVIVAAYFAGPLPTMIVTSVIILYRFSINLNSSAYAAALFIILIAVGTSLLVKWLPIYSKRTFTMVTVYATVLHGIVLIFVLADTGLLFDILSVVLPASFISSWLALVIIRDIRLTKQSMRTWQQTAQRDFLTGLHNFRAFTDHFDDLKQQTILQQHEVALITIDIDHFKHVNDTFGHEAGDEVLRQFASRLRDGVTDAGFISRNGGEEFSILVEQLTDAKVLALAEQLRERIATSPFQLSNGTQLPLTASFGVALFPKSTSEIQQLVTDADVALYHSKQNGRNRVTLFTRELEVAVTHSVD from the coding sequence TTGAAAACCATTTTGTATGATCTTCTCCATAACCTGACCCTATTGATGAGCGGTTTTTACCTGCTCGGAAAGCTGTCACCGCATCCGATTACCGTCGATTCCAAACGCTCAGTCCGCATTTTGTACGGAATCAGCCTGAGTATCTTATCTTGGTTGCTGATGCAACTGACGATTGAGCCCGTTCCCGGTGTTTTAGTCGACTTGCGGCACATTCCTGTCATCGTTGCCGCTTATTTTGCCGGTCCGTTGCCGACGATGATTGTGACAAGTGTCATCATTCTTTACCGGTTCAGCATTAATCTGAACAGCTCAGCGTATGCGGCAGCACTGTTCATCATCCTGATTGCTGTCGGGACGTCGCTTCTCGTCAAGTGGTTGCCGATCTATTCCAAGCGGACCTTTACAATGGTCACTGTCTATGCGACTGTCCTGCATGGAATCGTTTTGATATTTGTCTTAGCTGACACGGGTCTCCTCTTCGATATCCTCAGTGTCGTCCTGCCCGCTTCCTTCATCAGCAGTTGGCTTGCACTCGTCATCATCCGTGACATCCGTTTGACGAAACAGTCGATGCGGACATGGCAACAAACGGCACAACGTGATTTTTTGACCGGCTTACATAATTTCCGTGCGTTTACGGATCATTTTGATGATTTAAAGCAACAAACGATTTTACAGCAACATGAAGTAGCGTTGATTACGATCGATATCGATCATTTCAAACATGTCAATGATACGTTCGGTCACGAAGCCGGTGACGAGGTCCTGCGTCAATTCGCCTCCCGTTTGCGGGACGGTGTGACGGATGCCGGATTCATCTCCCGTAACGGGGGTGAGGAATTTTCCATTCTCGTCGAACAGTTGACGGATGCAAAAGTCCTGGCGCTGGCTGAACAGTTGCGGGAACGGATTGCGACGTCTCCGTTTCAATTGTCGAATGGGACGCAACTGCCGTTGACAGCTTCGTTCGGAGTCGCACTTTTCCCGAAATCAACATCAGAGATTCAGCAACTTGTGACGGATGCGGACGTCGCACTTTATCATTCCAAACAAAACGGACGCAACCGGGTGACACTTTTTACACGCGAACTCGAAGTAGCTGTGACTCATTCTGTCGATTAG
- a CDS encoding DUF4003 family protein codes for MELEQRFLQRLDETGHYFVTYQDGILIELAFDAVVGRHPAPFPELEKTARFLEEHLRSHQTQALLLASKIQAYDMEPAERIAPMMSIYSFFATHRLVHPLNAYSTALLISRLQPTDVQLERTVSLYRLCKTSHRFIVSPLLISFLFLNSLRRGELSTIHDQIESLYDMLKKRFGRSQQTYVTALLFALLPDEDHHLYLGQLVQSRNAYRKHGIPLSFHALLALLGQPEVHRAALEQISDRLRQNPHFKYRKDLIFLTAVRLYLADHPTLHQLFAPYSPADWTNSTDFIPVFLFPVDLTDTSHATDGGMADGGFDGGDGGGGGD; via the coding sequence ATGGAACTCGAACAACGTTTTTTACAACGTTTAGATGAAACAGGACATTATTTCGTCACTTACCAGGATGGTATTTTAATCGAACTTGCTTTTGATGCTGTCGTCGGCCGACATCCCGCACCTTTTCCGGAGTTGGAGAAGACGGCTCGGTTTTTGGAAGAGCATCTCCGCTCCCACCAGACACAAGCGTTATTGCTTGCTTCAAAAATTCAGGCATACGACATGGAACCGGCTGAACGGATTGCTCCGATGATGTCAATCTATAGTTTTTTTGCAACACATCGGCTCGTCCATCCGCTCAATGCTTATTCCACCGCTTTATTGATCAGCCGCTTACAGCCGACGGATGTCCAACTTGAGCGGACCGTCTCGTTATACCGCCTTTGCAAAACCTCACACCGGTTCATCGTCTCTCCCCTGCTGATCTCGTTTCTGTTTTTAAACAGTCTCCGCCGGGGCGAGTTATCAACAATCCATGATCAGATCGAATCGCTGTATGACATGTTGAAAAAGCGGTTCGGGCGGTCTCAGCAAACGTATGTCACGGCACTCTTATTTGCCTTATTACCGGACGAGGACCATCACCTCTATCTCGGTCAGCTCGTCCAGTCCCGGAACGCTTACCGTAAACACGGGATTCCACTGTCGTTTCATGCGTTGCTTGCGCTACTCGGTCAACCGGAAGTACACCGCGCGGCACTTGAACAGATATCAGACCGTTTGCGGCAAAATCCTCACTTTAAATACCGGAAGGATTTAATTTTCCTGACGGCGGTCCGGCTGTATCTTGCGGATCATCCGACGTTGCACCAATTGTTTGCTCCGTACAGCCCGGCTGACTGGACGAATTCGACTGATTTCATTCCCGTTTTCCTGTTCCCGGTCGACTTGACGGATACCTCCCATGCGACAGACGGCGGAATGGCGGACGGTGGATTTGACGGCGGCGATGGCGGTGGCGGTGGCGATTGA
- a CDS encoding 3-oxoacid CoA-transferase subunit B, which produces MATSREIIINRALQEIEDGMYVNLGIGIPTLIANAIPDDVHVMLQSENGLLGIGPYPLEHEVDADEINAGKETVTAQKGASYFDSAESFAMIRGGHIDLAILGGMEVAENGDLANWMIPGKMVKGMGGAMDLVNGAKRVVIIMEHVNKYGESKVKTRCTLPLTGSQVVNRLITDKAVFDFTEAGMVLIETLDGLTVEDIRNVTEADFTVSPELERISIGE; this is translated from the coding sequence ATGGCAACGTCAAGAGAAATCATTATCAACCGCGCGCTGCAGGAAATCGAGGACGGCATGTACGTCAATCTCGGAATCGGGATTCCGACACTAATCGCCAATGCGATTCCGGATGATGTCCACGTCATGCTGCAATCGGAAAACGGGTTGCTCGGCATCGGACCGTATCCGCTCGAACATGAAGTCGACGCCGACGAAATCAATGCCGGCAAAGAGACGGTTACGGCACAAAAAGGCGCGTCCTATTTCGACAGTGCCGAATCGTTTGCGATGATCCGCGGTGGTCACATTGATCTTGCGATTCTAGGCGGGATGGAGGTCGCCGAAAACGGTGACCTCGCGAACTGGATGATTCCCGGCAAGATGGTCAAGGGAATGGGCGGGGCAATGGATCTCGTCAACGGCGCGAAACGGGTTGTCATCATCATGGAACACGTCAATAAGTACGGCGAGTCGAAGGTCAAGACACGTTGTACGTTACCGTTGACCGGCAGTCAAGTCGTCAACCGGTTGATCACGGATAAAGCGGTCTTTGATTTCACGGAAGCCGGGATGGTCTTGATTGAGACATTGGACGGACTCACAGTCGAAGACATCCGCAACGTGACGGAAGCGGACTTCACTGTCAGTCCGGAACTTGAACGCATCAGCATAGGGGAGTGA
- a CDS encoding M3 family oligoendopeptidase has translation MAITTSRWQLEKLYSIGNVGQTINRLQRELDQLQTDQPPVSSYLTNLERIKCHVEELADFVYCLYAEDVSRHEVGRLLEQTEILQASLRMGETVFEERLRKLSEAEWETLQSDTPSYYLTERRAIMERRLSAEQEQLIQALAIDGFSGWEQLYEQRLTGLRIPLEEEEVTIGHALHQAFHGATRNDRQAAATVFAKTCAAERDDFAMILNRIAGFRLQVYTKRGWEDPLTELCEQNRMQRTTIKAMLAAIDQNRPLFQSYYERKLRLAHVTEPEWHDLEANTFTSRGYVSYIEAQSIILHQFDRLHPRLANFTKTVFEKGWIDAENRPSKAEGGFCASFPVAKESRIFMTYREAYPDVVTLAHELGHAYHNLLLHDLPFLDQIKGTSSAETASTFMENLVLDAVIEQSASEEKLAMLEIKISEGLKYVGTIPNMFRFEQRFYSERRQGPVSSDRIAELMREEDARFYGDVLTEPDPYKWIFVGHFYDTEKPFYNIPYTVGYLLSNHLYTEVKQSNEAFTGQFEPLLRASGQATIEELIEQYVDGEPDSITFWQQALEPLLSAIEMYLQETAGLID, from the coding sequence ATGGCGATCACGACATCCCGTTGGCAGCTCGAAAAACTGTATTCGATTGGAAACGTGGGACAGACGATTAACAGGTTACAACGGGAATTGGATCAGCTTCAAACCGACCAACCTCCTGTGTCTTCTTATTTGACGAATCTTGAGCGAATCAAATGCCACGTCGAAGAACTGGCTGATTTTGTGTATTGTCTGTACGCGGAAGATGTTTCACGTCATGAAGTGGGCCGGCTGCTTGAGCAGACCGAGATATTGCAGGCGAGTCTCCGGATGGGTGAAACGGTCTTCGAGGAACGATTGCGGAAACTGTCCGAAGCAGAATGGGAAACGCTGCAATCGGACACGCCGTCTTATTATCTGACGGAACGCCGCGCCATCATGGAACGGCGTCTGTCGGCTGAACAGGAACAATTGATTCAGGCACTGGCAATCGACGGTTTTTCCGGATGGGAACAGTTGTATGAACAGCGTTTGACCGGTTTACGGATTCCGCTTGAAGAAGAAGAAGTCACAATCGGACACGCCCTGCATCAGGCTTTTCATGGGGCAACACGCAACGACCGGCAAGCGGCGGCGACAGTTTTCGCAAAGACGTGTGCTGCTGAACGTGACGACTTTGCGATGATTTTGAACCGGATTGCCGGATTTCGGTTGCAAGTTTACACAAAACGCGGATGGGAGGACCCGTTAACGGAACTGTGTGAACAAAACCGGATGCAACGGACGACAATTAAAGCGATGCTTGCGGCGATTGATCAAAATCGTCCGCTGTTCCAGTCTTATTACGAACGAAAATTGCGTCTGGCACATGTCACGGAACCGGAATGGCATGATTTAGAGGCGAATACCTTCACCTCGCGCGGTTATGTTTCCTATATTGAGGCGCAATCGATCATTCTGCATCAATTTGACCGGCTCCATCCGCGGTTGGCAAACTTTACGAAAACCGTGTTTGAAAAAGGCTGGATCGATGCGGAAAACCGGCCGTCTAAAGCAGAAGGCGGTTTCTGTGCCTCGTTCCCGGTCGCTAAAGAAAGCCGGATCTTCATGACGTACCGTGAAGCGTATCCGGATGTCGTTACGCTTGCCCATGAACTGGGTCACGCGTACCATAATTTGCTGTTGCACGATTTGCCGTTCCTTGATCAGATTAAAGGGACGAGCAGTGCCGAGACGGCTTCGACATTCATGGAAAACCTGGTCCTTGACGCCGTGATCGAACAATCGGCGAGCGAAGAAAAACTGGCGATGCTTGAAATCAAAATCAGCGAAGGCTTAAAATACGTCGGAACCATTCCGAACATGTTCCGGTTTGAACAACGTTTTTATTCGGAGCGACGGCAGGGGCCGGTTTCAAGCGACCGGATTGCTGAACTGATGCGGGAGGAAGATGCCCGCTTTTACGGCGATGTACTGACGGAACCGGATCCGTACAAATGGATTTTTGTCGGTCATTTCTATGATACAGAAAAGCCGTTCTACAATATTCCCTACACGGTCGGTTACTTACTGAGCAATCACTTATATACGGAGGTCAAGCAATCAAATGAGGCGTTCACCGGACAATTCGAACCGTTGTTACGCGCATCGGGACAGGCGACAATCGAGGAGCTGATTGAGCAGTATGTAGACGGCGAACCGGACTCAATTACTTTTTGGCAACAGGCACTTGAACCGCTCCTGTCGGCGATTGAAATGTACTTACAAGAGACGGCTGGACTCATCGATTGA
- the rpiA gene encoding ribose-5-phosphate isomerase RpiA, with the protein MYEQDKRVLAEAAIKHVKNGMILGLGTGSTTRSFIDVLGKWVEAGGQVQGVATSAETAEQAKRLNIPLLSLEEATHIDLVIDGIDQIDAQFRVLKGGGGALFREKVVALMSREVLYLADASKFVHHLSGPLPVEIDAFARPYVERFLQDKHVDVTLREQDGEPFVTNGGHLILDVDLKRVQDVPHFARELKSLTGVLETGYFERQPDHVLTVEQGQVRQLAHPDLRDGGGLV; encoded by the coding sequence ATGTACGAACAGGATAAAAGGGTGTTGGCGGAAGCCGCCATCAAGCATGTTAAGAACGGAATGATTCTTGGTCTTGGGACAGGTTCGACGACCCGGAGTTTCATCGATGTCCTTGGTAAGTGGGTCGAAGCAGGCGGTCAGGTGCAGGGAGTGGCGACATCAGCCGAGACAGCGGAACAAGCCAAACGATTAAACATTCCGTTGCTGTCACTCGAGGAAGCGACGCATATCGATCTTGTCATCGACGGCATCGATCAGATCGATGCGCAGTTCCGGGTGCTCAAGGGCGGTGGTGGAGCGCTGTTCCGTGAAAAAGTCGTTGCTTTGATGAGCCGGGAAGTGCTCTACTTAGCGGACGCCTCGAAGTTCGTCCATCACCTGAGCGGTCCGTTACCGGTTGAAATCGATGCGTTTGCGAGACCGTATGTCGAACGTTTTTTGCAGGATAAGCATGTCGATGTGACGCTACGGGAGCAGGATGGAGAACCATTCGTGACGAACGGGGGGCATCTGATTTTGGATGTCGATCTCAAGCGGGTCCAGGATGTCCCTCACTTTGCCCGGGAACTGAAAAGTTTGACGGGAGTGCTCGAAACCGGCTATTTTGAGCGGCAACCGGATCACGTCCTGACGGTCGAGCAAGGACAAGTCAGACAGCTGGCTCATCCTGATTTACGGGATGGAGGTGGACTTGTCTAA
- a CDS encoding DUF1836 domain-containing protein, which yields MTQSEHPKPSLDRQLELTDIPNIDLYMDQVIQLFERTFEETTRTEGETILTKTMINNYAKKKLFFPVTNKKYTKNHLILISLIYQLKGTFSINDIKTILTDLNTGVTEQTIDLEDFYQTYLDATAVNQTLFEEQQPPTDDLDHLEQLQLILSLAHMSNLYRRAAERLIDRLEK from the coding sequence ATGACACAGTCAGAACACCCGAAACCATCACTCGATCGCCAGTTGGAGTTAACGGATATCCCGAACATCGATCTCTACATGGACCAAGTCATTCAATTGTTTGAACGGACGTTTGAAGAGACGACGCGAACCGAAGGCGAAACGATTTTAACGAAGACGATGATTAACAACTACGCCAAGAAAAAATTGTTTTTCCCGGTCACGAATAAAAAATATACGAAAAACCATCTGATCTTAATCAGTTTGATCTACCAATTGAAAGGAACGTTCTCCATCAATGACATCAAAACGATTTTGACGGACTTGAATACCGGTGTTACGGAACAAACAATTGATTTGGAAGATTTTTATCAAACGTATCTCGATGCGACAGCGGTCAATCAGACCTTGTTCGAGGAGCAGCAGCCTCCGACGGATGACTTGGATCATCTCGAACAGTTGCAACTGATTTTATCGCTCGCCCATATGAGCAACTTGTACCGCCGGGCAGCCGAACGATTGATTGACCGATTAGAAAAGTAA